The sequence AGTAGAAAAGGAAGATGAAAAAGACCCTGAAGCAGTGGTTGAGAATGCGGTAGTGGAAGTTGAGGATATAATGAACAAGGTTAAGGCAGAAAATGTGGTGTTATACCCATACGCCCACCTAAGTTCCTCCTTAAGTTCACCAGATGCTGCAAAAACCATACTCAAAGGTATGGAATCATCCCTGAAGGACAAGGGCCTCCAGGTTCAGAGGGTTCCCTTCGGATGGTACAAGGCCTTCGAAGTTTCATGTAAGGGACACCCACTTTCCGAGCTTTCAAGAACCATCACAGCTGAAAAGGCTGAAAAAAAGGTTGAAGAGGAGGAAGAGGGAGAAAAATCACAGTTCTACATATTCCAAAACGGTGAACTCATTGATCCAGATGAGTTCCAGTACGATAACAGGGACTTTGAAAAGCTCGTTGGATACGAACTTGGAAAACTGGAATCTACAGGGGAGGAACCACCACATGTCAGACTCATGAGGGAAAAATCCCTTGCAGACTACGAGCCATCAGCAGATGTGGGACATCTTCGCTGGTATCCTAAGGGCAGGCTTGTTAGGGATCTCCTTGCAGACTACGTTTACAACCTGGTAACTGAAAGGGGAGCAATGCCTGTTGAAACACCAATCATGTACGACCTTGCAGACGATGCAATAAGGGTACACGCAGAGAAATTCGGGGAACGCCAGTATAGAATGGGAACCAAGAACAAGGAGCTCATGCTCAGGTACGCATGCTGCTTTGGAGCCTTCAGAATACTTGCAGATTCATTCCTGACATGGAAGAACCTTCCGGTTGGAATGTACGAGCTTTCAACCTACAGTTTCAGGCTGGAGAAGAAGGGAGAGGTTGTTGGACTTAAAAGGCTCAGGGGATTCACCATGCCTGACCTTCACACAGTCTGCAGGGACGTGAATCATTCCATGGAGGAATTTGAGGGTCAGATCGACATGTGCAAACAGACTGGCTTTGACCTTGGAGTGAACTACGAGGTCATAATGAGGGCAACACGGGACTTCTTCGAGGAGAACAAGGAATGGGTATACAAGGCATCTGAAAAAATAGGCAAACCCGTGCTCATGGAGATACTGCCTGAGAGAAAACACTACTGGATAGCCAAGATGGACTTCGCAGCCATGGACTACCTTGGAAGGCCAATAGAAAATCCAACCATTCAGATAGATGTGGAAAGTGGTGAGAGGTTCGGAATAACCTACATAGACGAGGAAGAAAATGAAGTGAACCCAATAATCCTCCACTGCAGTCCAACAGGAAGTGTTGAAAGGGTTATATGCAGTTTACTCGAGAAAACAGCCATTGAAATGGATGAAAAACCACCAATGCTCCCAGTATGGCTCACACCAACCCAGGTACGTGTCATACCAATAGCTGAACGCCACACAGAATTCGCACTCAAAATTGCAGAGGAAATCAAGGCCAACAACATAAGGGTCGATGTTGACGACCGCCATGAAACAGTGGGTAAGAAGATAAGGAACGCTGGAAAAGAATGGGCAGCCTACGTTATTGTTATCGGTGACAAAGAGCTTGAAAGCGACAAGATCACTGTGAACGTCCGTGAAACCAATGAGAAAGTTGAAACAACAGTTGATGAACTGGTTCAGAGGATCCACGCCGAGACAGAGGGAATGCCGTTCAGAAAACTTCCACTGCCAATGAAACTGGCTAATAGGGTTAATTTTTAAATATTAATCCTTTTAACCACATTTCTTATTTTTAAAGGAAATTTAAACACTATTTTTTAATGCTATATATTACAGAGTCCTTCTATAAAACATCGAGT is a genomic window of Methanobacterium congolense containing:
- a CDS encoding threonine--tRNA ligase, with the protein product MRILLIHSDYLKYKTKSKTRIAEKIEDEKKKGEFEDSLVVFTAVEKEDEKDPEAVVENAVVEVEDIMNKVKAENVVLYPYAHLSSSLSSPDAAKTILKGMESSLKDKGLQVQRVPFGWYKAFEVSCKGHPLSELSRTITAEKAEKKVEEEEEGEKSQFYIFQNGELIDPDEFQYDNRDFEKLVGYELGKLESTGEEPPHVRLMREKSLADYEPSADVGHLRWYPKGRLVRDLLADYVYNLVTERGAMPVETPIMYDLADDAIRVHAEKFGERQYRMGTKNKELMLRYACCFGAFRILADSFLTWKNLPVGMYELSTYSFRLEKKGEVVGLKRLRGFTMPDLHTVCRDVNHSMEEFEGQIDMCKQTGFDLGVNYEVIMRATRDFFEENKEWVYKASEKIGKPVLMEILPERKHYWIAKMDFAAMDYLGRPIENPTIQIDVESGERFGITYIDEEENEVNPIILHCSPTGSVERVICSLLEKTAIEMDEKPPMLPVWLTPTQVRVIPIAERHTEFALKIAEEIKANNIRVDVDDRHETVGKKIRNAGKEWAAYVIVIGDKELESDKITVNVRETNEKVETTVDELVQRIHAETEGMPFRKLPLPMKLANRVNF